AGATCGTAAAGactttgtatataaaaatggTTACTGTTTGAAGTGTTGCGGGCAGAAGCGCCATACAAGGAAAACATGTAAAGAAACTGTCaagtgtaatgtttgtggttCCCCAGATCACATCGGAATACTTCATCCAGACGCGGACTCTGGGAAACAGTATGAGGGGGAGAAATCACAAGATAATTACAGAAGTCAGCGACATCAAATACCTAGTGAAGACCACGAGGAGGAGAAGCTCCGAGTTGAAACTCACTGTACTGAGGTTTGCAGTACTCGTCACAGTACTAGTAAGTCGTGTGCTAAAATACTGCTTGTCAGTGTATTTCCCAATGGGCAGCCATCTCGAGCCCGCAATGTTTACTGTATGATTGATGACCAGAGTAATAAGTCCTTGGCTACGTCAGCATTCTTCGACGCCTTTAGAGAATTTGGTCCAAGTGCAGAATATGTACTCACTTCATGTGCTGGCAAGTTTACTACCTCTGGTCGGAGAGCATCTGGATATGTAATACAATCTCTTGATGGTTCATGTACTCTGCAATCACCCTGTTTGATTGAGTGTTATGAGATCCCAAACAATCGTAGTGAAATTCCATCTCCAGAAGTGGCAGAGAATTACAGTCATTTACGAGACATCGCGTCACTTATTCCACCCGTGAACGACAGTGTGgaaattgaaattttgattGGTAGGGACTTGGTATCTGCACATCATGTTGTAGATCAACGTATCGATGGAGACTGGCTACCATTTGGCCAGAAGTTACCTCTTGGATGGGTTGTAATTGGTGATGTGTGTTTAGGTCGCGCACACCTACCGGAACAGGTCAGTGTGAGCAAAACATCAGTGTTCGCTAACGGCAGACCTACATACTTGCAGCCATGCGAGAGTGAACTCATGGTGAAGGAGGACCCTATCTTCGAACGAGTACCGGGAGATGAGAAACCTGGCTTGTCGATAGAGGACAAAAGGTTCCTTAGCACTATGGAAACTGGATTCAAACAAACCCCTAGTGGACATTGGGAGGCACCCATGCCTTTTAAGAAGAATAGACCCTTTCTGCCTGACAACAAGAGTATGGCTCTTAAAAGAGCGAATTCGTTTGATCGGAGTCTCAAGTCGAACCCAGACAAACAGAAAAGAGTTATGGAATTCATGGAAAAACTTTTTGGTAATAAGCACGCAGAGTTAGCACCAGCTTTACCAGATTCTACAGAGAAATGGTATTTGCCACTGTTTGCAGTTCAACATCCTAAGAAGCCTGATAGTATACGTGTGGTGTTTGACTCATCTGCCAAGTGCCAGAATTTATCGCTCAACGACGTTCTGTTACAAGGACCCGATATGTTGAACAGCCTGCTTGGTATCTTACTTAGATTTCGTCGTGAAAGAATTGCAGTCACCATGGACGTAGAGCAAATGTTCTACAACTTTCAGGTTCCTGAGGTGCAACGTCGCTTCCTACGTTTTTTGTGGCACAAGAACAATGATTTGAGTGAGCCGTTAGTTGAGTATCAGATGACAAGACATGTTTTCGGCAACACTGCCTCTCCTGCTGTTGCTAATTTCGGCTTGCGTAAGGCTGTAGAAAATTCTGATCAGGACGTGCAGAACTTAGTGGGTAAAGACTTCTATGTTGACGATGGTCTGTTGTCATGTAGGACCCAGTCTGAGGCTATTGACATTGTGGAACGCACAAAACACGCTCTCCAAGAGAATGGAGAAATCAGACTTCATAAGTTTGCTTCAAATAGCAGGGATGTGCTTAATGCTTTTTGTCAGAAAGACCTGGCTAAGGATCTCAAAGATATTGATCTCCTGACAGAAACTCTCCCCACGCAAAGGAGCTTAGGACTTTTGTGGGATACAGAAACTGATTCGTTCACTTTCAAGGTTAACCAAGTGGAGAAAGTTTACACGCGTCGTGGCCTGTTATCAACAATCAATAGTATATATGATCCTCTCGGATTTGCTCAGCCGTTCACTATTCGTGGAAAACTACTGCTTCGGGAAATGATGTCCGTCACCTCAAGCAATGACTGGGATGATCCTCTACCTGAGTCACTCTATGGCCAGTGGTGTTTGTGGGTTAATTCTATGCACAACCTTGAGAATCTTAGCATACCACGCGTCTACTGCGACATCTCTTTTGATGACGCTTTGAGAAGGGAAGTTCTTGTGTTTGCTGATGCGTCGAAAGATGCGATAGCGGCTGTCGCATACCTCAAACTTTACGATCCTAGTAGATTTAGCATTGGCTTTCTGTTAGGAAAGGCTAAATTAGCACCTACGCATGGACATACAGTTCCGCGATTAGAGTTGTGCGCTGCGGTACTCGCTACAGAAATTGCTGAGACCATTCGGGTCCAACTCGATATTCCTCAGGATAGCTTTCAGTTCCTTTCTGATAGTCAAGTCGTACTTGGATATATATCAAACGAAAGTCGTAGATTCTACGTATATGTGGGAAACAGAGTGAGCAAGATTCGTCTGTTCAGCAAACCGACTCAGTGGAATTTTGTTCCGTCGGAGTGTAACCCTGCAGATGTAGCTACTAGAGGTCTAGACGCTTTGTTATTGCCAGACTCTAGCTGGATTCTTGGCCCCGATATCAAGCATAGAACTTCCCCGGATGGCTATGATTTAATAGACCCGGATCATGACTTGGAAATCCGTCCTGAAGTAAACTGTTCAAAAATGGAGCAGTCGGAGGATATGATAGATGTTCCCGAGAAGAAAGTAAAACAGACAGATTGTGGAAAGGTGCCAGAGGGATTCTCTAACAGATTCACCAGATTTTCAAACTGGAAAAGACTTGTGAGAGTTGTTGCCCGTATAAAGTTCTTGGCAGCTCATATCCGGAAGGACAGAGAACGCTTACCTGATCGATTTGATGAACCAGAATTTCTGCAAGAAAGTGAGCGTGCCATCATTGCAGTAGCTCAACAAGATGCATTCAGTTCAGAGTTCCAACGTATCCATGCTGGAAAGGAAATTCCTCATTCAAGTTCTCTCAAAACTCTTACTCCAGTTATTGGTACAGATGGACTTTTACATGTAGGAGGTCGCCTTAACAAGATCGACAATGAGATTATTGGCTCAGGATTAAGGAACCCTGTTATACTTCCCAAGAGCCATCACGTGACGTTTCTGGTGGTTCGTCATTTTCATCAAAAAGTAGTTCACCAGGGTCGTAAGTTTACAGAAGGAGCTGTTCGCACAGGTGGATATTGGGTCGTGAGTTGCAGGAAAATGGTTAACTTTATTATTCACAATTGTGTTACCTGCAAGAAACTTCGTGGTCAGTTTGGTCAACAGTATATGGCAGATCTTCCAACTGACAGATGCACTCCTTCACCACCTTTTTCATATGTCGGTGTGGATACGTTTGGACCTTGGCCTATCTCATTCCGGCGGACCAGAGGAGGATCTGCAACGCAGAAACGATGGGCTTTGTTGTTCACGTGTCTTGTGACAAGAGCCATACATATAGAGGTGATAGAACAACTTTCCAGCTCGTCTTTTATTAACGCCTTACGACGGTTTATTTCTGTGCGTGGACCGGTCATCCAATTTCGTTC
The sequence above is drawn from the Pecten maximus unplaced genomic scaffold, xPecMax1.1, whole genome shotgun sequence genome and encodes:
- the LOC117319935 gene encoding uncharacterized protein LOC117319935, which gives rise to MTESGVNLYEEKVSHYTTKLLKIKRDIDFIIDSSENIDLAQGQQIIDDIQKLLARYEAKAKKFEQFLQGTRTDHSASEEAAHRLTSAALHDKVTSFIEHLQSLLPSISHKMLSTRRSGVSGSSRLTEMLVKHTAKVEKARSRMKYAQEEAELIKQEAALQASRNLLNLKRELEVAETGLNAIHKAFDFRSSNPSNKDSASKRGSYIGSETNRHILRYEEENKDNNVSPPIVPTEDVTQDEPIETVVQIPSTGAADTTRVLNPSAVAFKPENKNEAFDLAKLVPQRLSQFTDEPARYLTWKYGFLNVMEEIGASILEHLDLLVNHLGAESKTQAENIRASNPRNSQKAVDEIWKRLDSEFGSAEIIERALKQRIYQFPDLKENDTKRFFDLSDLAAEVESIKTDTVLGPVFSYYDTSSGINDFVRKLPKRLREKWANQCYRYKETNRTSQVPFSVLTRYLRDLARLRNDPSFDFDVSFVKPNKVPSTQQKYKPLSQDSHRQTSISSRKTEVTPETNPKGGKCPIHGENSNHLLKDCFKFRNRTLKDRKDFVYKNGYCLKCCGQKRHTRKTCKETVKCNVCGSPDHIGILHPDADSGKQYEGEKSQDNYRSQRHQIPSEDHEEEKLRVETHCTEVCSTRHSTSKSCAKILLVSVFPNGQPSRARNVYCMIDDQSNKSLATSAFFDAFREFGPSAEYVLTSCAGKFTTSGRRASGYVIQSLDGSCTLQSPCLIECYEIPNNRSEIPSPEVAENYSHLRDIASLIPPVNDSVEIEILIGRDLVSAHHVVDQRIDGDWLPFGQKLPLGWVVIGDVCLGRAHLPEQVSVSKTSVFANGRPTYLQPCESELMVKEDPIFERVPGDEKPGLSIEDKRFLSTMETGFKQTPSGHWEAPMPFKKNRPFLPDNKSMALKRANSFDRSLKSNPDKQKRVMEFMEKLFGNKHAELAPALPDSTEKWYLPLFAVQHPKKPDSIRVVFDSSAKCQNLSLNDVLLQGPDMLNSLLGILLRFRRERIAVTMDVEQMFYNFQVPEVQRRFLRFLWHKNNDLSEPLVEYQMTRHVFGNTASPAVANFGLRKAVENSDQDVQNLVGKDFYVDDGLLSCRTQSEAIDIVERTKHALQENGEIRLHKFASNSRDVLNAFCQKDLAKDLKDIDLLTETLPTQRSLGLLWDTETDSFTFKVNQVEKVYTRRGLLSTINSIYDPLGFAQPFTIRGKLLLREMMSVTSSNDWDDPLPESLYGQWCLWVNSMHNLENLSIPRVYCDISFDDALRREVLVFADASKDAIAAVAYLKLYDPSRFSIGFLLGKAKLAPTHGHTVPRLELCAAVLATEIAETIRVQLDIPQDSFQFLSDSQVVLGYISNESRRFYVYVGNRVSKIRLFSKPTQWNFVPSECNPADVATRGLDALLLPDSSWILGPDIKHRTSPDGYDLIDPDHDLEIRPEVNCSKMEQSEDMIDVPEKKVKQTDCGKVPEGFSNRFTRFSNWKRLVRVVARIKFLAAHIRKDRERLPDRFDEPEFLQESERAIIAVAQQDAFSSEFQRIHAGKEIPHSSSLKTLTPVIGTDGLLHVGGRLNKIDNEIIGSGLRNPVILPKSHHVTFLVVRHFHQKVVHQGRKFTEGAVRTGGYWVVSCRKMVNFIIHNCVTCKKLRGQFGQQYMADLPTDRCTPSPPFSYVGVDTFGPWPISFRRTRGGSATQKRWALLFTCLVTRAIHIEVIEQLSSSSFINALRRFISVRGPVIQFRSDRGTNFVGATEDLAIDARFVENDHVADFLSDGKIKWIFNPPYSPHMGGAWERLIGVAKNILNSMLLQQQRKSLTHEVLTTLMSEVCAIVNNRPLVDVFSDPESPVLLTPSMLLTSKTSCDVNPFPPYNTKDVLRSTWKHVQSLAEEFWRRWRNEYLHGLQLRKKWQKHTKNLQPGDLVLLKDGERSRNEWPVGIVERSFPSNDCAVRKVEIAVVRDNKRVLYVRPVTELVTLLETDE